The Salvelinus fontinalis isolate EN_2023a chromosome 9, ASM2944872v1, whole genome shotgun sequence genome has a window encoding:
- the LOC129862704 gene encoding troponin I, fast skeletal muscle-like, with product MSEKKMPSSRRHYLKSLMLSIAKGLLEEEAKENEQERIRWMEENCPPLSLPVGTQQLMEFLKELHHKIDVIDEERYDLENKVNKSTKEIEDLNIKVIDLKGKFKKPTLRKVRMSADAMLQALLGSKHKVSMDLRANLKQVKKEVKEEDKELRNVGDWRQNIEDKSGMDGRKKMFESES from the exons ATGTCGGA GAAAAAGATGCCTTCGAGTCGGAGGCATTACCTGAAg AGCTTGATGCTCTCCATTGCTAAAGGCTTACTGGAAGAAGAGGCAAAGGAGAATGAGCAGGAGAGAATAAGATGGATGGAGGAGAACTGCCCTCCCCTGTCCCTACCAGTGGGTACTCAACAGTTAATG GAGTTCTTGAAAGAGTTACACCATAAGATTGACgtgatagatgaggagagatatGATCTGGAGAACAAAGTGAACAAATCAACTAAGGAG ATTGAAGATTTGAACATTAAAGTTATTGACTTGAAGGGCAAGTTCAAGAAGCCAACTTTGAGGAAAGTGCGTATGTCTGCTGATGCTATGCTCCAGGCTCTGCTGGGCTCCAAGCACAAGGTGTCAATGGATCTGAGAGCCAACTTGAAACAAGTGAAGAAGGAGGTGAAAGAAGAG GATAAGGAACTGCGTAATGTTGGAGACTGGCGTCAGAACATTGAAGACAAGTCTGGCATGGATGGCAGGAAGAAGATGTTTGAGTCCGAGAGTTAA